The following are encoded together in the Streptomyces rapamycinicus NRRL 5491 genome:
- a CDS encoding VOC family protein codes for MNQPRLDGVHHYKVPVSDLAESLRWYERVFGAERQPQFDHRSTAGVLYAHIIDVPGLGLLELRCAPNTAKAISGYDPVTYAVPTRADLLAWVDHLDALGVENSGELRGIIGWVLVFRDPDGLAVRLYTREHHEFDEANADVDSPWLRLSADAEVVDAKP; via the coding sequence ATGAATCAGCCTCGGCTCGACGGAGTCCACCACTACAAGGTGCCCGTGTCCGACCTCGCCGAGAGTCTGCGATGGTACGAGCGGGTCTTCGGCGCGGAACGGCAACCACAGTTCGACCACAGGTCGACCGCGGGCGTGCTCTATGCCCACATCATCGACGTGCCGGGGCTGGGTCTACTGGAGCTCAGGTGCGCACCCAACACCGCGAAAGCCATCAGCGGTTACGATCCGGTCACTTACGCGGTCCCGACGCGGGCTGACCTGCTGGCGTGGGTCGACCACCTCGACGCCCTCGGCGTCGAAAACTCCGGCGAGCTGCGCGGCATCATCGGTTGGGTCCTGGTCTTTCGTGACCCCGACGGGCTGGCGGTCCGGCTGTATACCCGCGAACATCACGAGTTCGACGAGGCCAACGCCGACGTCGATTCCCCGTGGCTGCGACTCTCCGCCGACGCCGAGGTGGTCGACGCGAAACCGTGA
- a CDS encoding PDDEXK nuclease domain-containing protein has translation MQNELTKKTPIPAQGSELPAGFFELVDDLKAIVTQASVRAQLKVNTEMIKMYWEIGRTILERTERERWGAKVLEQVATELRTAFPNQRSFGARNLKYMQQMARTWPEPIGQQAVAQLPWGHITLLMGRCKTRPELDFYAQGAVQQGWSRVMLDHWIDAQLHLTQGAALNNFDATLPEDSDAVNEVVKDPYRVDFTRLSGKVAERDLEDALVQQLVRFLTELGVGFAFVGRQYPVKVGDEEFRIDLLFYHYKLHRFVVIELKTDKARPAHLGQLGFYVTVVDDLVRDKERDDPTLGILIAKSRDKGTIEYALRSNNAPLAVSTYAALPPHVRELMPSAEDLSRIADDVLEEDGTAG, from the coding sequence ATGCAGAACGAACTCACGAAGAAGACGCCCATCCCCGCACAGGGATCCGAGCTCCCGGCGGGCTTCTTCGAGCTGGTCGATGACCTCAAGGCGATCGTCACGCAGGCGAGCGTGCGTGCTCAGCTCAAGGTCAACACCGAGATGATCAAGATGTACTGGGAGATCGGCCGGACGATCCTTGAGCGGACAGAGCGGGAGAGGTGGGGGGCGAAGGTCCTTGAGCAGGTGGCGACGGAGTTGCGTACAGCCTTCCCGAATCAGCGGAGTTTCGGTGCGCGGAATCTCAAGTACATGCAGCAGATGGCTCGAACATGGCCCGAACCAATTGGGCAACAAGCTGTTGCCCAATTGCCCTGGGGCCACATCACCCTGCTGATGGGCCGCTGCAAGACCCGCCCTGAGCTGGACTTCTACGCTCAGGGGGCCGTGCAACAAGGGTGGTCCCGCGTCATGCTCGACCACTGGATCGACGCGCAGTTGCACCTCACCCAGGGCGCCGCGCTCAACAACTTCGACGCCACGCTCCCGGAGGACTCCGATGCCGTCAACGAGGTCGTCAAGGACCCCTACCGAGTCGACTTCACTCGGCTCTCCGGCAAGGTGGCGGAGCGCGACCTTGAGGACGCGCTGGTGCAGCAGCTCGTCCGGTTCCTCACCGAACTCGGGGTCGGCTTCGCCTTCGTCGGACGCCAGTACCCCGTCAAGGTCGGGGACGAGGAGTTCCGGATCGACCTGCTCTTCTACCACTACAAGCTGCACCGCTTCGTCGTCATCGAGCTGAAGACCGACAAGGCCCGCCCCGCCCACCTGGGCCAGCTCGGCTTCTACGTCACCGTCGTCGACGACCTGGTCCGGGACAAGGAGCGCGACGATCCGACCCTCGGGATCCTCATCGCGAAGAGCCGCGACAAGGGGACGATCGAGTACGCCCTGCGGAGCAACAACGCACCGCTCGCCGTGAGCACCTACGCCGCGCTGCCGCCCCATGTGCGGGAGCTGATGCCCAGCGCCGAGGATCTCTCCCGCATCGCCGACGACGTCCTCGAGGAGGATGGGACAGCCGGGTGA
- a CDS encoding macrolide family glycosyltransferase, with protein sequence MSRPSRRRGHIAMVGIPAISHTLPSLEIIRELVARGHRVTYANDPYMADVIKPTGAEFVPFESTLPVADNDWPEDPIAAMTLFLDDAVHVLPQLRAVYDRDPADVYLYDIGAYPARVLAETQGRPLVQLSPTIVGWEGYHDEVGAQIMSLPGADVYQEKFATWLVESGAATTDPNAFSGLPPRCVALIPRAMQPNADRVNTEVVTFVGPCLGDRADQGGWERPAGAENVLLVSLGSAYTRQAAFYRECVAAFGELPGWHVVLQIGKYVDPGELGQIPANVEVHNWVPQLAILERADAFITHAGMGGSNEGLYTGCPMIAVPQGAEQAMNADRLVELGVARRFDTADATAGALRAALLELTTDPEVARTSARLRAEVRAEGGTGRAADLIEDALR encoded by the coding sequence ATGTCACGTCCGTCCCGTCGCCGTGGCCATATCGCCATGGTCGGCATCCCCGCCATCAGCCACACCCTGCCCAGCCTCGAGATCATCCGTGAACTCGTGGCGCGCGGGCACCGGGTGACGTACGCCAACGACCCCTATATGGCGGACGTCATCAAGCCGACCGGCGCCGAGTTCGTGCCGTTCGAGTCCACCCTGCCGGTCGCCGACAACGACTGGCCGGAGGACCCGATCGCCGCGATGACCCTGTTCCTGGACGACGCCGTCCACGTCCTGCCGCAACTCCGCGCCGTGTACGACCGCGACCCGGCCGATGTGTACCTCTACGACATCGGCGCGTACCCCGCCCGGGTGCTCGCCGAGACGCAGGGGCGCCCGCTGGTCCAGCTGTCGCCGACGATCGTGGGCTGGGAGGGTTACCACGACGAGGTCGGGGCGCAGATCATGAGCCTTCCCGGTGCGGACGTGTACCAGGAGAAGTTCGCGACGTGGCTCGTGGAGTCCGGCGCCGCCACCACGGACCCGAACGCCTTCTCCGGCCTGCCGCCGCGCTGTGTCGCGCTCATCCCCCGTGCGATGCAGCCGAACGCCGACCGGGTGAACACCGAGGTGGTGACGTTCGTCGGACCGTGTCTCGGGGACCGTGCCGACCAGGGCGGCTGGGAACGTCCCGCCGGTGCGGAGAACGTGCTGCTGGTCTCGCTGGGCTCGGCTTACACCCGGCAGGCCGCCTTCTACCGCGAGTGCGTCGCGGCCTTCGGGGAGCTGCCCGGGTGGCATGTGGTGCTGCAGATCGGCAAGTACGTCGACCCGGGTGAGCTGGGGCAGATCCCGGCGAACGTCGAGGTCCACAACTGGGTGCCGCAGCTGGCGATCCTGGAGCGGGCCGACGCGTTCATCACCCACGCGGGGATGGGCGGCAGCAACGAGGGGCTGTACACCGGCTGTCCGATGATCGCCGTCCCGCAGGGCGCCGAACAGGCCATGAACGCCGACCGGCTCGTCGAACTGGGCGTGGCCCGCCGCTTCGACACGGCCGACGCCACCGCCGGGGCCCTGCGCGCCGCGCTGCTCGAGCTCACCACGGACCCGGAGGTCGCGCGCACCTCGGCGCGGCTGCGGGCCGAGGTGCGGGCCGAGGGCGGCACCGGGCGGGCGGCCGATCTGATCGAGGACGCGCTGCGGTGA
- a CDS encoding bifunctional metallophosphatase/5'-nucleotidase, translated as MPARPQRRGAGLRLATGFAVLAAAAGVLTAVGPAGADTGAAASDKHRPGRTVDVQLLSFNDLHGNLEPPQGSSGTVTETEADGTTKTIPAGGAEYLATSLRNARKGHEYSVTAAGGDMIGASPLLSGLFHDEPTVEALNKLDLDVTSVGNHEFDEGRAELSRIQNGGCHPKEGCYEKGKTFPGADFPYLAANVTDEETGKPILKPYTVWKHKGVKIGFIGVTLEGTPDIVTAEGVKGLKFHDEVETINKYAKELQRKGVKSIVALIHEGGLPASPSYNYDCDNGGAGKGISGPIVDIAKNITPKVDALVTGHTHQAYTCTVPDPSGTPRTVTSAASFGRLYTDTTLTYDRRTGDIVRTSVKGAHAANHVVDREQPKAPDMTSLIGRWNKLAAPVAGKPVGYISADVNGRGSTAYETPLGDVIADGQLEALSPSDKGDAQIAFMNPGGIRSDLAFKASGSEGDGVVTYGEAFTVQPFTNMMNVIDLTGSQLITALQQQVSGANEASPRILQVSKGLTYTLDLTKSGKDRVVTDSVKLNGEAIDPAKTYRVALNEFIAGGGDGFPAFKDGKNKLVGASDLDAFTAYLGAHSSQSSPLDPPKADRITVKK; from the coding sequence ATGCCAGCGAGACCTCAACGGCGCGGGGCGGGGCTCCGGTTGGCCACCGGATTCGCGGTGCTGGCCGCCGCGGCCGGGGTGCTGACCGCCGTGGGCCCGGCGGGTGCGGACACCGGCGCCGCCGCCTCGGACAAGCACCGGCCGGGGCGCACCGTCGACGTGCAGCTGCTGTCCTTCAACGATCTGCACGGAAACCTGGAGCCCCCGCAGGGCTCCTCGGGCACCGTCACCGAGACCGAGGCGGACGGCACCACCAAGACCATTCCGGCGGGTGGCGCCGAATACCTCGCCACCTCTCTCCGTAACGCCCGTAAGGGTCACGAGTACTCGGTCACCGCCGCCGGTGGCGACATGATCGGGGCCAGCCCGCTGCTCTCCGGGCTCTTCCACGACGAGCCGACCGTCGAGGCGCTCAACAAGCTGGACCTCGACGTCACCTCCGTCGGCAACCATGAATTCGACGAGGGCCGCGCCGAGCTGAGCCGGATCCAGAACGGCGGCTGCCACCCCAAGGAGGGCTGCTACGAGAAGGGCAAGACCTTCCCGGGCGCCGACTTCCCCTACCTCGCCGCGAACGTCACCGACGAGGAGACCGGCAAGCCCATCCTCAAGCCCTACACGGTGTGGAAGCACAAGGGCGTGAAGATCGGCTTCATCGGGGTCACCCTAGAGGGCACCCCGGACATCGTCACCGCCGAGGGCGTCAAGGGCCTGAAGTTCCACGACGAGGTCGAGACGATCAACAAGTACGCCAAGGAGCTGCAGCGCAAGGGCGTGAAGTCGATCGTCGCGCTCATCCACGAGGGCGGGCTGCCCGCCTCCCCCTCGTACAACTACGACTGCGACAACGGCGGTGCGGGCAAGGGCATCTCCGGCCCCATCGTCGACATCGCCAAGAACATCACGCCCAAGGTCGACGCCCTGGTCACCGGCCACACCCACCAGGCGTACACCTGCACCGTCCCGGACCCGTCCGGCACCCCGCGCACGGTGACCTCCGCGGCCTCGTTCGGCCGTCTCTACACCGACACCACGCTCACCTACGACCGCCGCACCGGCGACATCGTGCGGACGAGCGTGAAGGGCGCCCACGCGGCGAACCACGTCGTGGACCGTGAACAGCCCAAGGCCCCCGACATGACCTCGCTCATCGGGCGCTGGAACAAGCTGGCCGCCCCGGTGGCCGGCAAGCCGGTCGGCTATATCTCCGCCGACGTCAACGGCCGCGGCTCCACCGCCTACGAGACGCCCCTGGGCGACGTCATCGCCGACGGCCAGCTCGAAGCGCTCTCCCCGTCCGACAAGGGCGACGCCCAGATCGCCTTCATGAACCCCGGCGGCATCCGCTCCGACCTCGCCTTCAAGGCGTCGGGCAGCGAGGGGGACGGGGTGGTGACCTACGGCGAGGCGTTCACGGTCCAGCCGTTCACCAACATGATGAACGTCATCGACCTGACCGGCTCCCAGCTCATCACCGCGCTCCAGCAGCAGGTCAGCGGCGCCAACGAGGCGTCCCCGCGGATCCTCCAGGTCTCCAAGGGCCTCACCTACACCCTGGACCTGACCAAGTCCGGCAAGGACCGCGTCGTCACGGACTCGGTGAAGCTGAACGGTGAGGCGATCGACCCCGCCAAGACCTACCGCGTCGCGCTGAACGAGTTCATCGCGGGCGGCGGCGACGGCTTCCCCGCCTTCAAGGACGGCAAGAACAAGCTCGTCGGCGCCTCCGACCTGGACGCGTTCACGGCCTACCTGGGCGCGCACTCGTCGCAGTCCTCACCCCTGGACCCGCCGAAGGCGGACCGCATCACGGTGAAGAAGTAA
- a CDS encoding DUF5753 domain-containing protein: MSYRVKRQVVLFRDEPLPYTAIVHEAALRMQFGGAATAKAQLEHLISMSERDHLRVVVIPFGGVSFPISAHGVDYFHGPVTQLDTVQLDTAHGVELVDAAAQLEKYRLVLDRMEQAALSADESRDLIRRIAQGI; this comes from the coding sequence GTGTCGTACCGGGTCAAGCGTCAGGTTGTCCTGTTCCGGGACGAACCGCTGCCGTATACCGCGATCGTCCACGAGGCCGCCTTGAGGATGCAGTTCGGCGGGGCGGCCACGGCCAAGGCCCAGTTGGAACACCTCATCAGCATGAGCGAGCGGGATCATCTGAGAGTCGTCGTCATCCCCTTCGGCGGCGTGTCGTTCCCTATCTCGGCGCACGGGGTTGACTACTTCCACGGCCCGGTGACCCAACTCGACACGGTTCAGCTCGATACAGCTCATGGCGTCGAACTGGTTGACGCTGCCGCTCAGTTGGAGAAGTACCGTTTGGTGCTCGACCGCATGGAGCAGGCCGCTCTCAGTGCGGACGAGTCCCGGGACCTCATTCGACGCATTGCGCAGGGAATCTGA
- the mshD gene encoding mycothiol synthase: MNDVVNETSGARRLDVLEELASAEVEDVLRLIAEAARADGQQAVSEQGRLQLRGRREGVRHLVLREPSGELVGYAQLEDTDPVEAPAAELVVHPGHRGQGHGRALGVTLLRESGKRLRIWAHGGHASARHLAQVLGLTLFRELRQMRRPLGSLADLGLPEPAFPEGVTVRTFRPGADDAAWLAANAAAFAHHPEQGSLTQRDLDDRKGEPWFDPEGFFLAERGGEIVGFHWTKVHAEERLGEVYVVGVRPDAQGGGLGKALTSIGLRHLAAGGLPTAMLYVDADNFAAVAVYERLGFVTHETDLMYRTET; this comes from the coding sequence ATGAATGACGTGGTGAACGAGACATCCGGGGCCCGGCGGCTCGATGTGCTGGAGGAGTTGGCCTCGGCCGAGGTGGAGGACGTGCTGCGGCTGATCGCGGAGGCCGCGCGGGCCGATGGGCAGCAGGCGGTGTCCGAGCAGGGGCGGCTCCAGCTGCGGGGGCGGCGGGAGGGGGTGCGGCATCTGGTGTTGCGGGAGCCGAGCGGGGAGCTGGTGGGGTACGCGCAGCTGGAGGACACCGACCCGGTGGAGGCTCCGGCCGCCGAGCTGGTCGTGCATCCGGGGCACCGAGGGCAGGGGCACGGCCGGGCGCTGGGGGTGACCCTGCTGCGGGAGTCGGGGAAGCGGCTGCGGATCTGGGCGCACGGGGGGCATGCCTCGGCGCGCCATCTCGCGCAGGTGCTGGGGCTGACGCTGTTCCGGGAGCTGCGGCAGATGCGGCGGCCCCTGGGGTCGCTCGCGGACCTGGGTCTTCCGGAGCCCGCCTTTCCGGAGGGGGTGACCGTACGGACCTTCCGGCCTGGCGCGGACGACGCCGCGTGGCTGGCGGCGAACGCGGCGGCCTTCGCCCACCACCCCGAGCAGGGTTCGCTCACCCAGCGTGACCTGGACGACCGCAAGGGTGAGCCGTGGTTCGACCCGGAGGGGTTCTTCCTGGCGGAGCGGGGCGGGGAGATCGTCGGGTTCCACTGGACGAAGGTGCATGCCGAGGAGCGGCTGGGGGAGGTGTATGTCGTGGGGGTGCGGCCGGACGCACAGGGTGGCGGCCTCGGCAAGGCGCTGACCTCGATCGGGCTGCGGCATCTGGCGGCCGGCGGGCTGCCGACCGCGATGCTCTATGTGGACGCCGACAACTTCGCCGCGGTCGCGGTCTACGAGCGGCTCGGCTTCGTCACCCATGAGACGGATCTGATGTACCGGACGGAGACCTGA
- a CDS encoding aldo/keto reductase, whose translation MSLTLDTYRLLGRSGLRVSPLALGAATFGTDWGWGAEQDEARKLFDSYVERGGNFIDTADTYTDGTSERMLGEFTRDNRESLVLATKYSTLRRPGDPNSGGPHRKNMFRSVETSLRRLNTDYLDLLYLHVWDFTTPVEEILRGMDDLVRQGKVLHVAMSNVPAWQVSRMQAIADLRGWSPLVALQIEYSLIQRTGERDLIPMAREMGLGVMPYSPLGGGVLTGKYSRDDLTATTVGSDGGPPRKGHNLTLGNLSEHNLTIADVVKEVATELGRTPGQVGLAWTLQNPGVTAPIIGARTITQLEDNLGALEVDFTASQLARLDEASAIGLGIPHNLLTSDFARIQTRGDMKLEARR comes from the coding sequence ATGTCGCTCACCCTCGACACCTACCGACTACTCGGCCGTTCCGGGCTGCGGGTCTCACCGCTGGCGCTGGGCGCGGCGACCTTCGGCACCGATTGGGGCTGGGGCGCAGAGCAGGACGAGGCGCGCAAGCTGTTCGACAGCTACGTCGAGCGCGGCGGCAACTTCATCGACACCGCCGACACCTATACCGATGGCACCTCCGAGCGCATGCTGGGCGAATTCACCCGCGACAACCGCGAAAGCCTGGTGCTGGCAACGAAGTACTCGACGCTGCGCCGGCCCGGCGATCCGAATTCCGGGGGCCCGCACCGCAAGAACATGTTCAGGTCGGTGGAAACCAGCCTGCGACGGCTGAACACGGACTACCTCGATCTGCTCTACCTGCACGTGTGGGATTTCACGACGCCGGTCGAGGAGATCCTGCGCGGCATGGACGATCTGGTCCGGCAGGGCAAGGTCTTGCACGTGGCGATGTCCAACGTTCCGGCCTGGCAGGTGTCGCGCATGCAGGCGATCGCCGACCTGCGCGGCTGGTCGCCGCTGGTCGCGCTGCAAATCGAGTACAGCCTGATCCAGCGCACCGGGGAACGTGACCTGATCCCCATGGCACGTGAGATGGGGCTGGGGGTAATGCCGTACTCACCGCTGGGCGGCGGGGTGCTCACCGGCAAGTACAGCCGCGACGACCTGACCGCGACCACCGTCGGATCCGATGGCGGTCCCCCGCGCAAGGGCCACAACCTCACCTTGGGCAACCTCTCCGAACACAACCTCACCATCGCTGATGTCGTGAAAGAGGTCGCGACGGAGCTGGGTCGCACCCCCGGCCAGGTCGGACTGGCCTGGACCCTGCAGAATCCGGGCGTGACGGCACCCATCATCGGCGCGCGCACCATCACGCAGCTGGAGGACAATCTGGGCGCCCTGGAGGTCGACTTCACCGCCTCCCAACTGGCCCGCCTGGACGAGGCGAGCGCGATCGGACTCGGCATCCCGCACAACCTGCTCACCAGCGACTTCGCCCGCATACAGACTCGCGGCGACATGAAGCTCGAAGCCCGCCGCTGA
- a CDS encoding DUF397 domain-containing protein, with product MSRLNWRKSTFSEEASSCVYVAAARNGKIRLRESDDPHIILTTTPAALRFLIRAAKGGAFDRIQEGTA from the coding sequence GTGTCCAGGCTCAACTGGCGGAAGTCCACGTTCAGCGAAGAGGCGTCATCCTGCGTCTACGTCGCTGCCGCACGCAACGGGAAGATCAGGCTCCGGGAAAGCGACGACCCCCACATCATTCTGACCACCACCCCGGCCGCGTTGCGGTTCCTCATACGCGCGGCCAAAGGCGGCGCCTTCGATCGCATCCAGGAGGGCACGGCATAA
- a CDS encoding NACHT domain-containing protein, translating to MDPAAIATLVQELFVADGPVDRPVRIASLVAFQGDHRTLTERDLPRIASALLEDVAKEIDEEITDRVRPQLTDALARTLHSLGTVDLDDLRAVRLGSEAFARHLAVAAPDADEELAPADAHTHAALREAVCAHILRFLTIRSPFVAAAEDAAFEERYAQDIVAAHDHLTIYGIDLTHSPDSWPLDAAYLSLETETDGGGPSAPAEQALAGRTRVLLWGVAGSGKTTLVQRLAVSVARGDLPAPLEGLRGRVPFVLPVRRFRRDGFPEPDGFLSAVRYPHAAAQPPGWAERVLSRGRGLLLVDGVDEAPEDERERLREALRELPTRYPGNVWLVTSRPSAVRENWLSSERFTELKLSPLSREGVTAFIRRWHAAARQDITDGADLDRLSGYEETLLDAVRITRDLGRLATNPLMCGLLCALHRDRRGYLPRGRKALYDAALSMLLERRDRERAMLPPDGIDLPQEPKIQLLQKLAHWMLVNGRSEMDRATALETLGQYIPAIPHAARQGGPEEIYRHLLNRTGLLREPTPGSVDFVHRTFQDYLSARAVVERHDFDFLIDHAHLDDWEEVIRMSVSLARPDECAYLLEGLLAARKDARPVHARHRKLLAAACLEHATELDPEVRSRVHRYTRDLVRPTSLEGARALGWIGPIVLEMLPDPSGVSDEEAHRLAVTATSIADDRAIDYLVRLRGRASWAVRARLAAAWRRYDTDRYAEEIIAHLDERELDFPVSDLEELRALRRLGGRPCVQIAGAFTPEQLTEGLVAERLTELWLAYDLGADLDLSWLAVFPRLEILRLSHRNAEVTGVPEGVQVIVAGA from the coding sequence ATGGATCCCGCAGCCATAGCCACACTGGTCCAGGAACTCTTCGTCGCCGACGGGCCGGTGGACCGGCCCGTCCGCATCGCCTCCCTCGTCGCCTTCCAGGGCGACCACCGCACGCTCACCGAGCGGGACCTGCCCCGGATCGCCTCCGCGCTCCTCGAAGACGTCGCGAAGGAGATCGACGAAGAGATCACCGATCGGGTGCGCCCCCAGCTGACCGACGCGCTCGCCCGCACCCTCCACTCCCTCGGCACCGTCGACCTGGACGACCTGCGGGCCGTCCGCCTCGGCTCCGAGGCCTTCGCCCGTCACCTCGCCGTCGCCGCCCCCGACGCCGACGAGGAACTGGCCCCGGCCGACGCCCATACGCACGCCGCGCTGCGCGAGGCCGTCTGCGCGCACATCCTGCGCTTCCTCACCATCCGCTCCCCCTTCGTCGCGGCCGCCGAGGACGCCGCGTTCGAGGAGCGCTACGCCCAGGACATCGTCGCCGCCCACGACCACCTGACGATCTACGGCATCGATCTGACCCACTCCCCCGACAGCTGGCCGCTGGACGCCGCATATCTCAGCCTGGAGACCGAGACCGACGGCGGCGGCCCCAGCGCCCCCGCCGAGCAGGCCCTCGCGGGACGCACCCGGGTGCTGCTGTGGGGCGTGGCGGGGTCGGGCAAGACCACGCTGGTGCAGCGGCTCGCGGTGTCCGTGGCGCGCGGCGACCTCCCGGCCCCGCTGGAGGGGCTGCGCGGGCGGGTGCCGTTCGTGCTCCCCGTGCGCCGGTTCCGCCGCGACGGCTTCCCGGAGCCGGACGGCTTCCTGTCCGCCGTCCGCTATCCGCACGCCGCCGCGCAGCCGCCGGGCTGGGCCGAACGGGTGCTCTCGCGCGGGCGCGGGCTGCTGCTCGTGGACGGCGTGGACGAGGCGCCGGAGGACGAGCGCGAACGGCTCCGCGAAGCGCTCCGCGAACTCCCCACCCGCTATCCGGGAAATGTCTGGCTGGTCACCTCGCGCCCCTCCGCCGTACGGGAGAACTGGCTCTCCTCGGAGCGCTTCACCGAGCTGAAACTCTCCCCGCTCAGCCGCGAGGGCGTCACCGCGTTCATCCGGCGCTGGCATGCGGCCGCCCGCCAGGACATCACCGACGGGGCCGATCTGGACCGGCTCAGCGGTTACGAGGAAACGCTGCTGGACGCCGTAAGGATTACCCGGGACCTCGGGCGGCTGGCCACCAATCCACTGATGTGCGGTCTGCTGTGCGCACTGCACCGGGACCGCCGCGGCTATCTGCCACGCGGCCGGAAAGCCCTCTATGACGCGGCCCTTTCCATGCTCCTGGAACGGCGCGACCGCGAGCGCGCCATGCTGCCGCCGGATGGAATCGACCTCCCCCAGGAACCGAAGATCCAGCTGCTGCAGAAGCTGGCGCACTGGATGCTCGTCAACGGCCGGTCCGAAATGGACCGGGCCACCGCCCTCGAGACGCTCGGCCAGTACATCCCGGCCATTCCGCACGCGGCGCGGCAGGGCGGACCGGAGGAGATCTACCGCCATCTGCTCAACCGGACCGGTCTATTGCGCGAGCCCACACCCGGTTCGGTCGATTTCGTGCACCGAACGTTCCAGGACTATCTCAGCGCGAGAGCGGTCGTCGAACGGCACGATTTTGACTTCCTGATCGACCACGCGCACCTGGACGACTGGGAAGAAGTGATCAGAATGTCCGTCTCCCTCGCCCGTCCCGATGAATGCGCCTACCTCCTGGAGGGGCTGCTGGCGGCCCGTAAAGACGCCCGCCCGGTCCATGCTCGCCATCGCAAACTCCTGGCGGCCGCATGTCTGGAACACGCGACGGAGCTGGACCCCGAGGTGCGTTCCCGGGTGCATCGCTATACCCGTGATCTGGTACGCCCGACCTCGCTGGAAGGGGCCCGAGCGCTGGGCTGGATCGGGCCTATCGTGCTGGAAATGCTGCCCGATCCCAGCGGGGTATCCGATGAGGAAGCCCATCGGCTGGCCGTCACCGCCACCTCCATAGCCGACGACCGCGCGATCGACTATCTGGTCCGGCTGCGGGGCCGCGCCTCCTGGGCGGTACGGGCGCGGCTCGCGGCGGCCTGGCGACGATATGACACCGACCGTTACGCCGAGGAAATCATCGCCCATCTCGATGAGCGGGAACTCGACTTTCCGGTGTCGGACCTGGAGGAACTGCGGGCCCTGCGCCGGCTCGGCGGCCGCCCCTGCGTCCAGATAGCCGGGGCGTTCACCCCGGAGCAGCTGACCGAGGGCCTGGTGGCCGAGCGGCTGACCGAGCTGTGGCTCGCCTACGACCTGGGCGCGGACCTGGACCTGAGCTGGCTGGCCGTCTTCCCGCGGCTGGAGATCCTGCGGCTGAGCCACCGCAACGCGGAGGTGACCGGCGTCCCGGAGGGCGTCCAGGTCATCGTGGCGGGCGCGTGA